The proteins below are encoded in one region of Tessaracoccus aquimaris:
- a CDS encoding sortase has translation MVGEDVVALIRIPRFGDDYIIPVLEGTGDKVLGEGLGHFDDTAAPGQEGNFAVAGHRVTHGEPFRNMPKLEKGDQIIVETREATYTYGLINGGDSLEVTSQAGWVLDPLPKNPDGGFEPEQVPGSKLLTLIACAEVFHTDNRLIAFGELVETTPRG, from the coding sequence ATGGTCGGCGAGGACGTGGTCGCCCTGATCCGCATCCCGCGCTTCGGGGACGACTACATCATCCCGGTGCTCGAGGGCACCGGCGACAAGGTGCTTGGCGAGGGCCTCGGCCACTTCGACGACACCGCCGCCCCGGGCCAGGAGGGCAACTTCGCCGTCGCCGGGCACCGGGTCACGCACGGAGAGCCCTTCCGGAACATGCCGAAGCTGGAGAAGGGCGACCAGATCATCGTCGAGACCCGCGAGGCGACCTACACCTACGGCCTCATCAACGGCGGCGACTCGCTCGAGGTGACGAGCCAGGCCGGGTGGGTGCTCGACCCGCTCCCCAAGAACCCCGACGGCGGCTTCGAGCCGGAGCAGGTCCCAGGGTCCAAGCTGCTGACGCTGATCGCCTGCGCCGAGGTGTTCCACACCGACAACCGGTTGATCGCCTTCGGCGAGTTGGTGGAGACCACGCCGCGCGGCTGA